ATGATTCAAATAATGCATGTTATTTTCAATAGTAGAAATTATATACAAGAGatattttgaataataaaaatacTATATCTTGGTTCAAGTAGGAATTTTTATTAGATCAGAAATTAGAACttataaatatttcatgaatgtttatatgaaataaaataacttttgcAATCAAAATTTTCTCTCTCCCTCACAATTTTGGCCATCTCAATAATTTTAGAAGAAAATTTTCGGCCAACCTTCCCGCGCCTCTCTGCCGCAGCACCGACATcggaattttgaaaatttcgaCGATGTAATCTCAATAAAAACTTGTGTAGATTTCCAATACAGTATATACGAGGAACAAAGCTTCTGATCGTGGACTTAATTAGGAGATTGAAAATTTCGTAGAGAAATACCTACTTAAAATCCAGAATAATGTGGTGTTCAGGGTTTATAATACAAATGTAAATATTCTAAATGCACTATTAATGATTTTAAATCATACTACGTCCAAAAACGTTTGAAcctaaaaacaaaaattttaaaacttttgatGCATCTTATGTGTGAAAAAACGGtactccaatatatatatatatatatataattattcgtGCACGTACCTATAGAAGCAATGATAGAGATTAAAATCCCGCTCATGTTTACGTATATAAATTTCGCGCCAGTTAGATCGGCATTGAGATTGTTCACCAGAGGCTTCAACCTCCTGTTGAATAGTCGCGTGTATTTGTTCACGTAATCGACGCATCCGGACGCATTAGCTGGAAACATTGCCCGCACTTGAGGGATGCAGCCTACTGGCGGAACACCATAGATTGCAACCTTTCTTGCCCCGCTAGTGTACAAGGCCTGGTAACCACAAGTTAGTTTATATATTTTGAACAAATGTTAACCACACATTTATTTTTGGAGAAATCATGTACCTTGAGTTGGGTAGTGTATTGTTGAATCAAGAGTGCTGCAAACTGATCCGGTGTAAGTGATGCAGTTTCTGGGTAATTTTGCGGCTGTATATAATTGTTAACATAGTCATTGCTCCCCATTTCCACTATATACAAGCACTTGTTGAGGTAGTCTTGGACTTGAGTACTTGGGCCAAGTAAAGACGACAAACCAGAGATTGTTATCTGATGATTTGATAACTGTCTGTTCATGCTGATCCGGTCACCCTAtccaaaacatatatatatatacacagaaAAATAATCAATAATCGGTTTCCCTACTGTTTGTTGTCAGGTAAAATTCTTgcgagttgtatatatggtcttGAATAGTGCTCCCCTGAGCTAGTTTTTGAGTTGAGGTAAGTCCAAGTTCCATTCTTCTCGTCTTGTTTTGGACTGTCCATAATTGGACCACTCATTCTACTCATGATAAtcgggtcatttgtaaacttcaaGCTCTATATGTTCATTTCTGAACGTGAGGGGGTGTGTTAGTTGTCCCACATCGTGGATAAAATTCAAGTGAGTTGCATATATAGTCTTAGAAAATTCAGCTAGTTTTGGGTTGAGTTAGGACAAAGTTCTAATCTTTTTAACACCTACGTATAATTATTGTGAAAATTATTGAATCTCATAGgacaaaatataataataattaccaGTGCTCTTGATGTATTGTCGAGGATTCCTGCTCCGGCGGACGCATAATTGACTCCTTTCGCAATAGCAGAACCTGTAGCTGTTGCGAAAGGCGGGATGGAGTTATTAAATCCTAGCAACTGAGCTGCAACCATGGCCAGATCATTCAATATCATTAGCCACGTCCATTCGATCGATAAACAATAATACAATATTTATAGAATATTATGAGAAGAAATAGCTAGAACCGATAAAATCCGGGGTATTTCTCCCGTTGCTAAATCTTCCAGTCGGACCAGCGTAGAAATCAATCCCGTAGGGTGGATAATTTGACTTAAGCACAGTGTTGAGCATATTAttgtttccattatcagtcaaTGAAGCTCCGAAGAAAAACAGGCACGGGACTTGCTGTTGGGCGCCATGAGATTTCACGAAAAGGCATATTATAAAAATCGCAACCCATTTCGGATTAGTATTGATACGAGCCATcgaattgaattaatttattgggTAGAAAATTAGTTGGAGATCGATGGAGATATGGTTCAGAAAACTTGCATTAGCTAGATGGCTATAATATACAGACGTTTGTGACATCTGACACATGAAATTGAACTCAAagctaaaaagaaaaaaaaaattaaacttagtatcaaaatcaaacttggATTGTTTAAAACATACGAAACAAAACTCACGCTATGAATTAGGGTATTTCCAGAAAGAGTATGTcttttgtaagacggtctcatgaatttttatctatgagatcggttaatcttaccgatattcacaaaaaaagtaatactttttcatgcatgactcaaataagagatctatctcacaaaatacgacatgtgagaccgtctcacacaagtttttgccttccaAAAAAGAGACTAAAGTGGAACTAATGCTGCTCAAGGGCGAGTTCCGGGGAGTGTAAAGTGGAAGCTTAATTTTCGTTTTCATTGAGATGTAAGTTTTATAACCGCTGTAGTATTGCTAGTTTGAAGGGAAATGGTGTCATTGCCAATAATTTTGAAGTCATGTGCTATGGTCAATCAATAATGTACCTATATCTTTCTCTTTGACGAATTTGATTTCGACACGTTAATTTGATAAATATCACTCCGTTGTTTGTTGTGACAAGTATATTTAAATATTGTCAAGAAAGTACAATTAGGAGGGGTAAAACCTACGAATTTCTAGTAAATACTGATCATTAAGAGATGAGAAACAACACCAATAAACAGAAACACACTTCTCCGGTTTCACGAGCCTCATAGTCAAACCCTATAACACCAATAGATAGCTAGGTTGTgttgatttttttatatatattgatagctcattatatttttaattaatttcgaAACAATAACTTTGATGTTAATTTCTTATTCGTCTCAATTACTTAGACTTGCTTTTGTAATTTGATATACAGTcaagtttttatatttaatagtcatttctttgtttttttcctGATAGACATATTAACTGAatcttataaaaaaatttaatgaattaaataaaaatttgtttgtaaattgattttttaatataataacaaCTGTAGTGGTAGAATTTAATTATGCACATGGTCTTGTCGGTGCTGATGCATACTCTTCATAATAGGCAGCAGACAGATGGCTATTGTCCAAGAGGAATTGATATTTGTCCACAATTTTGTGTTAACTATATagtctattttattttatatataaaatgtcacgccccgagaccggggttagtcgacaccggcgttgtctcacaatcacataattgtaaaacaacaagcctcgtagtaaatcaaaataaccagtctttttcataaccaATAATCGTCTTTACAATGCGATAGAAATAAAATGCGGAAGCGGAATACATGATGATAAAATTAAAGACAGAATAAATTCGACTGGTCTCAAATGGAGTTTCTTCATTACCATCCCCAAAAGTACTCTTGCTCTTCACTCTCGATttgttcctcgttcttatctgggtGGGAATGTAAGGGGTAAGTATTTTGgggaaatactcagtaaatgggggccgATCGAGCATAACAAATATCGAGGATATACATACGAATAAATTATCGAATTTTCAATATTAAGCATGTTGAAtcaaataataacaaaattaagAATATAGCACTGCAAGTCATTTCAATTTCTATGGttttactgatcagtcccctatatgttactcctctaaggggcgaggccaaaggaacggttattataacccaccgcatcaggacctaaacaaagcatatcaaagttcggaatttcctttaccatttctaaatcaaatcattacagTGCATTTCAAATAATTCAACATGCTTTCAAATATTATAGCGGATATCGAACAACGAATAATTTAGGGAGATTTTATACCAAATGAAAACGAATAAATTATGCCGATCGAATTTTCAAAGTCCTATTTAATTTATTTCGAAATATATTATGCTCACTTAAAGAGAAAATAGGTGAGCCAaatcttttatataataattaaaaagtccactttaaaataatcaaatgaGTGAACCATATTTATTTAAAAGGTATAAATATCAAGTGACACTTAAATAAATATAAGTGtgcaatttttatttaataatataaaacaaaAGGAAACAAAGGAGAAAACCCACTTACCATTATCGTTGAGATTGAATTGTTAGGCTTGGACCAATACACCTCCAACAACTACTGGAATTGGCTCTACGGCTGCTGGAACTTAGGATCTAAATTTTTGGTTCAAGCTGTGATAGCATGAGACAACCGTTCACTTGAAATGTTGATGGAATTTCTAGACCGAAAGAGGCTACGGCATAGCTTAGAAAAATGGATAGAAATTTACCTAGTAACTGGACCGAAAAGATTTCGAATAAGGTTGCGGAAAAGCTTCAAATTAGGCTGCTGTAATGCTTCGATCTTGGCTGAATTCGGCTGCTATCTCCTTCGGAAATGGGCAGGATAGTGGTCTGGAAAAAGGGCAGCAACTTTGCTTCGAACCGTTGCGGAAATTCTCGGGTTTTTGGATAGCTTGTTTGATCAAGCTCCTCGGCTATTCCTGGACCAACGTCGAGCAGCAACTGGTCTCGAAATAATGTGCAGGAACTAGGCTAAGGCTGGGTTATTAATCACGACAGCAACTGGACTCCGAAATACTACCACAAAGCTTCGAATTTGGCCGGAAATTGGATCAAGaaatctgttttttttttttccagcaGCTATATTTTCGAATCCTTGCAGCTACGGGGGAGGAATTGCAGACTGATGAGGTGGGTTACTACCTTCGGTACTTATTATATAACGGTTTGAATGCTCAGCTACAAGGTAAATCTCAAATCACTCCACAAGATTTTTGCTGATTGCTTAGTCAAAGGTTGGTTACACTTTGAAGTTGAATGTGGCCTTTTCTTGGTCCAAGTTCACGCCCGAGACTCATGCTTGCAATGGAGTGATTTTTGATTTCCTTAAATTGTAAGGTAACGGTTGCAAGAATTTCTTCCAGGATTGGTGCCTTCCATTTGCTCGGTCTTCACATTCTCCCCTCATTATTttaagtttcgtcctcgaaacttggattAACTTGTCCTTCAAATAGGTAGGGATATAGATCTTTTATTTTCTCTTCgagttcccaagtggcttctcttTCGGTATGATTAGACCATTGTACCTTGACATAGGGAATTGTTCGTCTCCTTAGTACTTGGTCCTTTGTATCCACGATTCTGATCGGGACTTCCTTATAAGTCAGTCCTTCATTCAAGTCTCCCTCGATTAAGAGTGGTTCAGCTTCCAGAATGTGACTTGGATCCGAAACATATCTCCTTAGTTGCGAAACGTGGAAGACATTATGGATTCTAGACATATTTGGTGAGAGTGCCAGTCTGTATGCAAGTGTCCCCACTTTCCCTAGAATTTCAAAAGGTCCAACATATCTAGGGTTCAGTTTCCCGGGTTTGTTGAATCGAACCACACCTTTCATTGGTGATACTTTCAAGTATGCTTTATCTCCCGCTATGAATTCCACTGGTCTTCTTTTCAAGTCAGCCCAACTTTTCTGTCGGTCTTGTGCCACTTTAAGTCTCTCTTTGATTGTAGCGAttttatccactgtttcttggatcaaTTCGGGTCCAGTGATGGCCTTTTCTCCTACTTCGTCCCAATATAGTGGTGACCGACATTTTCGCCCATACAGAGCTTCATACGGCGCCATTCCGATACTGCTGTGAAAACTGTTATTGTAAGCAAACTCAATCAGAGGCAGATGTTCACTCCAATTACCGCTAAAGTCTAGGGCacatgctctcagcatgtcTTCTAAAGTTTGAATTGTCCTCTCTGTTTGACCATCGGTCTGAGGGTGGTAGGCCATACTGAGGGTGACCTTAGTTCCCATGGCTTGgtgaaaacttttccaaaaaCGAGATACAAACCTCGGGTCTCTGTCTGACAAGATGCTGGCTGGAACCCCATGTAATCGTACGATGTTATTCATGTACAATGTGGCTAGCTTGTCCAAATTATATTTCATGCGGACTGGTAAGAAATgcgcagattttgtgagtctatctacgattacccagATGCCATCATGGCCTTGTCTAGACTTTGGTAATCCaactacaaagtccatggagatatgttcccatttccattctgcaATTTCTAGAGGTTGAAGAAGTCCTCCAGGTCTTTGGTGCTCTGCTTTGACCTGTTGGCACacaagacatttggaaacaaatatcGCAACATCCTTtttcattccactccaccagaAATTCTTTTTTAGgtctctgtacatcttggtactgccaggatggactgaaaatttcGACTTATGTGCTTTTGacattacttcttgtcgaagGTTATCTATGTCTGGTAcgcacaatcgtcctttcatccaaagGACTCCTTTGTCGTCGATCTGAGTGTCTTGAGACTTTGCTTCCTTAGCTTGTTCCTTAAGTTTTACTAGAACTGGGTCTCGATTCTGGTTCAACTTGACGACTTCTCGCAGACATGGTTGAGCGGAGATTGCAGCTAAGGTAACCTTACTCATATTCCtccgactcaaagcatcagctacTTTGTTTGCCTTACCTGGATTGTAGCTTATAgtcaagtcgtaatccttcaataGCTCAATCCATCgcctttgtctcatatttaattcCTTTTGGGTGAACAAGTATTTGAGGCTCTGATGGTCCGTGAAGATTTCGCACTTggagccatagagataatgtctccatatcttcaaagcaaagacgaCTGCTGCCAGTTCGAGGTCGTGAGTGGGATAATTTcgttcatgtggcttcaactgccttgatgcataggcaatcactcttccttcttgcatgagtacacatcctaaccctTCCTTCGATGCGTCATTGTAGATGGTGAAATCCTTATCTTCAGTGGGCAAGACTAACACTGGTGTAGACGCGAGCTTTTCTTTCAATGTCTGAAAACTTTTCTCGCAGTTGTCATCCcaaatgaatttagaattctTTTGAGTAAGCCTTGTTAATGGTATGGCTATGGAAGAGAATCCTTCAACGAATTTCCTGTAATAGCCTGCCAAGCCAAGAAAGCTTCTAATGTCTGTGGCGTTTCTCGGTTTCGGCCAATCTAGAATTGACTCCACTTTCTTTGGATCCACTGATACTCCTGCTTCCGATATCACATGCCCTAAAAAGGACACACTGtttagccagaattcgcatttcttgaacttggcatAGAGTTCTTTCTCCCTTAAAGTTTGCAGAGTGAGGCGGAGATGCTCTTCGTGATCTTCTTTGCTAGGAGAGTAGACAAGgatgtcatcaatgaatacCACTATGAACCGATCCAGGAACGGCTTGAAAACTCTGTTCATTAGGTCCATAAAGGCTGCTGGTGCGTTTGTCAGACCAAAGGGCATCACTATGaattcgtagtgtccataccttgtcCGAAAGGCCGTCTTTGGGATGTCTTCAGCTGTGACCTTCAATTGGTGGTAGCCCGTTCTCAAATCCAATTTGGAAAATACTGTGGCTCCCTTAAGCTGATCAAACAGGTCATCTATTCTTGGAAGagggtacttgttcttgataGTGATCTTATTCAATTCCCTATAGTCAATgcacagcctcatgctcccatctttcttcttgacaaaaagtactggagctccccatggAGACGCACTTGGTCGAATCTGCTTTTTGTTTAGcaattcttgaagttgctcCTTTAGCTCCTTAAGTTcagctggtgccattctgtacggtgcCTTGGAGATGGGTGCCGCTTCGGGCACTAAGTTGATTTCGAACTCAATTTCACGATCCGGGATTGTCCCTGGTAGTTCTTccggaaagacgtctgggaattcTCGTACGATAGGGATATCCCCTGGTTTAAGTTCAATCTCCTCCTGTACCACGTTAACCATTGCTAGATAGATATCTGTTCCAGATTTCACGGCTTTCCATGCTTGGGATGCGGAAAGAAGTGACTTCCGTTCCTTGGATTTGCCATGATACATGACCTCTTTTTGGCTCGGGGTTCGGAGCCTAACACTCTTTCCCTTGCAATCTACCATCGCATTGTTTcttgctaaccaatccattcctaaGATGATATCGAATTCCACCATTTTCAGTTGTATCAATTCTGCTTGGAATAGGTGCTCATGGATACAGATCTTACACTGCCGGTGTACTCTATGTGTTTCAATTGTCTTACTAGTAGGAGTTGCTACTCTAAATGGTACGACTAGTACTTCAGGTGTAAGCCCTAGTTTCTTAGTGAACCTCTTAGATATAAATGAATGGGTAGCACCACTATCAAATAACACGTAAGCTGGCATTTCATTGACAAAAAtggtacctgccacgacatcgttTGCATTATCTGCTTCTTCTTGGGTTATTGCAAATACACGAGCGTTGGGCTTATTCTCCCTTGGTTTGTTGGGGTTTGCATCAGCATTAGGCTTTGTACTTCTCTTCAATGGCTCGGGGCAATTAGCAATTCGATGCCCTAATTTCCCACAATTGAAACATGCTCCCGTCTGTCGGTGGCATTCTCCAGAATGACAATTATTACATTTGGGGCACATCTTTGGTTCTTGGTAAGTTGGGTGGGACGAAGCACCTTTGAAGGATCCACTGGACTGATTTGGTCTCTTGAATGGTGGCTTCCCCTGGGATGATTGTCCAGTAAGGTGCCGCGTATTCTTGTTCTCGTCCTCACGACGCTTGATGTCTGTCTCAGCTCTTATTGCTGCTCCCATTAAATCAGTAAAGCTCGTAGGTTGGTAAACTGCTAAAGATGACTGAATACGGCTGCTCAATCCCTTTTTGTATCGGTGCATTTTCAGAACTCCATCTGCCATGATTGTCGGGGCATAAGTTCCAAGGTCATTGAATCGGGAGGTGTAATCTACCACTGACATGTCTGGAGTTTGCGAGAAGTTCTCAAACTCACTCAATTTCTATAGTCTGACTTCTGTTGGGAAATAATGTTTGAGAAAGACATCTCTAAATTGTTGCCAGGTGATTACTCCGGCGGCTGTCAGGGCAGGTGAGACTGTTTCCCACCACTTGCTTGCCTTATCCTCCAGGAATGGCACTATCACCTCTACTTTAAGTGCCTCAGGTATTTCTAGCAGTCGCAGTTGGGTTTCCACGCTTTTCAACCAACTCTGGCTACTCTCAGGGTCGGCGTCTCCCTTGAACACTGGGCAACGGTTCTTACGAAGGGATTCATAATGATACTTGATCCCATTCTGTGCCGGTGGTGGTTGTGGCTGC
This Primulina eburnea isolate SZY01 unplaced genomic scaffold, ASM2296580v1 ctg291_ERROPOS436017, whole genome shotgun sequence DNA region includes the following protein-coding sequences:
- the LOC140820937 gene encoding GDSL esterase/lipase At1g29670-like, with the protein product MARINTNPKWVAIFIICLFVKSHGAQQQVPCLFFFGASLTDNGNNNMLNTVLKSNYPPYGIDFYAGPTGRFSNGRNTPDFIAQLLGFNNSIPPFATATGSAIAKGVNYASAGAGILDNTSRALGDRISMNRQLSNHQITISGLSSLLGPSTQVQDYLNKCLYIVEMGSNDYVNNYIQPQNYPETASLTPDQFAALLIQQYTTQLKALYTSGARKVAIYGVPPVGCIPQVRAMFPANASGCVDYVNKYTRLFNRRLKPLVNNLNADLTGAKFIYVNMSGILISIIASIGASIFGTPCCAVSSAGVCVPNQAPCKNRDLYVFFDNYHTTEIIDRLVAARVYISILTTTEIKNLAQQ